In one Nocardia tengchongensis genomic region, the following are encoded:
- a CDS encoding aldo/keto reductase, whose protein sequence is MTSLPTRRLGSTDMHLSRIGFGAWAIGGAGWRYAWGAQDDAGSIATIRRAVEAGVNWIDTAAVYGLGHSEEVVGKSIAGLSDADRPFVFTKAGLVWDDNDRAAAPRRVMAAASVRREIEDSLRRLDVERIDLYQVHWPDTGASLDFSDPDGVSDAVVTPLAEYWQTMADLVTEGKVRAIGLSNHDIGQLELAESIAHVDAIQPQFSLIKRAAAGELAWAAAHHTGGIVYQPQHSGLLTGAFSAERVANLPDDDWRKGFPEFTTELDRNLALVEALRPIAAAHRTTVGALAIAWTLTWPGVTGAIVGARTPEQVDGWIDAATLELTPADLDAIAAAVRTTGAGEGPITH, encoded by the coding sequence ATGACCTCCCTTCCCACCCGTCGGCTCGGCAGCACCGACATGCACCTCAGCCGGATCGGATTCGGCGCCTGGGCGATCGGCGGCGCGGGCTGGCGCTACGCCTGGGGCGCACAGGACGACGCCGGTTCCATCGCCACCATCCGCCGCGCGGTCGAGGCGGGCGTGAACTGGATCGACACCGCCGCCGTCTACGGGCTCGGCCACTCCGAGGAAGTGGTCGGCAAGTCGATCGCCGGACTGTCCGACGCCGACCGGCCCTTCGTCTTCACCAAGGCCGGACTGGTCTGGGACGACAACGACCGGGCCGCCGCGCCCCGGCGCGTGATGGCCGCCGCCAGCGTGCGCCGCGAGATCGAGGACTCGCTGCGACGGCTCGACGTCGAGCGCATCGACCTGTACCAGGTGCACTGGCCCGACACCGGTGCGTCCCTGGACTTCTCGGACCCCGACGGCGTGTCCGACGCCGTGGTCACACCGCTGGCCGAGTACTGGCAGACGATGGCCGACCTGGTGACCGAGGGCAAGGTCCGGGCCATCGGCCTGTCCAACCACGACATCGGGCAGCTGGAGCTCGCCGAGTCCATCGCCCACGTCGACGCCATCCAGCCCCAGTTCTCGCTGATCAAGCGCGCCGCGGCGGGCGAATTGGCCTGGGCGGCAGCCCATCACACCGGCGGCATCGTCTACCAGCCGCAGCACTCCGGCCTGCTCACCGGCGCGTTCTCCGCCGAACGCGTCGCGAACCTGCCCGATGACGACTGGCGCAAGGGCTTCCCGGAGTTCACCACCGAACTCGACCGCAACCTCGCCCTGGTGGAGGCGCTGCGCCCGATCGCCGCGGCCCACCGCACCACCGTCGGCGCGCTCGCCATCGCCTGGACCCTGACCTGGCCCGGCGTCACCGGCGCCATCGTCGGCGCCCGCACCCCCGAACAGGTCGACGGCTGGATCGACGCCGCCACACTGGAATTGACCCCGGCCGACCTGGACGCCATCGCCGCCGCCGTGCGCACGACAGGCGCCGGCGAAGGCCCGATCACCCACTGA